The genomic segment GGGGAGGGAGAGGCATTCCCAGAAGCGTCAGCTCCTGGGCATCTCAGAACCCTGGCTTGGAGCCTGAACAGAGTACCCCCAACTGCTACATAGGCCAGGGGCCCCATTTCTTGAAAGCCTGCATCCCTCCCTCTGGGGTgcgccctgcccctccctgagtcaccccagggagagaggggaaaaaagggaagagaaaagaggcaTTGActacagaggaaggaaaaggaaacagcagaggagggaggagagaggccacACGGGAGTGGGTGACAGCGGAGATCGGAGAGGGCAGATCGAGGGCAGATCTAGGGCAGGGGGAGACAGCAAGCCGAGCATCCCAAAGGGTGCCCCAAGAGCAGGGCGGCCAGGGGCGGGGAGCCGAGGGGGCGGGCCGGCCATGTCCCACGGGACCTACTACGAGTGCGAGCCCCGGGCTGGCCAGCAGCCACTCGAGTTCTCGGGGGCCCGAGCAGGGCCCGGGGAGCTGGGGGACATGTGTGAGCAGGAGGCGTCCATCGACCTGTCTGCCTACATCGAGTCTGGGGAGGAACAGCTCCTCTCTGACCTCTTCGCTGTGAAGCCGGCACCTGAGGCCCGAGGCCTTAAGGGCCCCGGAACGCCCGCCTTCCCCCACTACCTGCAGCCTGACCCGAGGCCCTTCGCCTACCCCCCACACACCTTCGGCCCCGACAGGAAGGCCTTGGGGCCTGGCATCTACAGCAGCCCAGGCAGCTACGACCCCAGGGCCGTGGCCGTGAAGGAGGAGCCTCGGGGGCCCGAGGGCAGCCGGGGGGCCAGCCGCAGCGGCTACAACCCTCTGCAGTACCAAGTGGCGCACTGCGGGCAGACGGCCATGCACCTGCCCCCGGCCCTGGCGGCACCCAGCCAGCCCCTGCGTGTCCTCAAGGTAAGAGCCGCTCAGTTCTCCTCCCTGCCACccggaggctggagggaggcccCTGTGGTTGGGGTCTCTGTGTGGTGTTGCTCTGTGAAATCGACCCACCCCAAGCCCTCTCCGCTCGCCACCCAGTCAGGACCCTTCTCGGCTTCTCTGTGAGTTCACTCCCACCCAGATCGCCACTGTGTGGCTGGAACCAACGTGTCCTGCAGTCCCTGTGACCGGCCCTGACCTCAGGCCCCACTCCCCAGCTTCTCTACTACCCACCAGCCGCCTCCTCTCATTTCTGTGTCGCCTCCTGCTTCTAGAAGAGGAAATGCCTGCTGAGGATAGAACTGGAGACTCAAGATAGATGGAAGGAAAGTGTCCTCAGAGAGTGTGGGGACACGAAAGGGCGTTTGGGTCAGAGCAGCGGACCCCGTGCCTCTGGCAGGGCAGTGGCTCTTCTGACTGGGGGCCCGGAGCCGGCTCTGAAGCCCGCATCCCTCTGACGCCCCAAGTGTGCTCTGACTGCTGGGATGCCTGGCCCGCCTCTGCTCTGCTTTCCCAAAGCCCTCACTCCTGTCCCCCCCGTGGCTTCCCCTCCAGGCCCCTCTGGCGGCTGCCGCgcagccctgcagccccctcctcaAGGCGCCCTCCCCGGCGGGCCCCTCACACAAGGGCAAGAAGGCCGTGAACAAAGACAGCCTGGAGTACCGTCTGCGGCGGGAGCGGAACAACATCGCGGTGCGCAAGAGCCGGGACAAGGCCAAGAGGCGCATCCTGGAGACCCAGCAGAAGGTGCTGGAGTACATGGCCGAGAACGAGCGTCTGCGCAGCCGCGTGGAGCAGCTGAGCCAGGAGCTGGACACCCTGCGCAACCTCTTCCGCCAGATCCCCGAGGCTGCCAACCTCATCAAGGGTGTGGGGGGCTGCAGCTGAGCCCGCCTGG from the Hippopotamus amphibius kiboko isolate mHipAmp2 chromosome 2, mHipAmp2.hap2, whole genome shotgun sequence genome contains:
- the CEBPE gene encoding CCAAT/enhancer-binding protein epsilon, which gives rise to MSHGTYYECEPRAGQQPLEFSGARAGPGELGDMCEQEASIDLSAYIESGEEQLLSDLFAVKPAPEARGLKGPGTPAFPHYLQPDPRPFAYPPHTFGPDRKALGPGIYSSPGSYDPRAVAVKEEPRGPEGSRGASRSGYNPLQYQVAHCGQTAMHLPPALAAPSQPLRVLKAPLAAAAQPCSPLLKAPSPAGPSHKGKKAVNKDSLEYRLRRERNNIAVRKSRDKAKRRILETQQKVLEYMAENERLRSRVEQLSQELDTLRNLFRQIPEAANLIKGVGGCS